AACTTCATCGCTTGCACGCCATCCTTCACGTTGCTAAAAGCGGTTAATACCACTACCTCAATGAGGGGGTACTCTTTCTTCACGTATTTAGTGAAATCGATGCCATTAGCATCGGGTAGGTTTACATCAGTAAGCAGAAGGTGAATGGTTTCATTGCGGAGGATTTCCCGCCCAGAGGCCACATCGCTAGCCTCAAAAATCTTGTATCCCTCTAGCCCCAGTATTTTGGCTAACAAACTGCGAATGCTCGCTTCGTCTTCTACAATTAAAATTGAATTGCCTTGAATATCCATACGTACAATTACTTACTGACTGTTACAAAAATATCCTTTTTTTATTTCTTGAAAAATTACAAACATCAATCTTATCTATTCTGTTGGTTTTTAGGCTAATGTACTGTATTACACAAATTTATTGCTCCGGTACAGCTCAACATAAGATTAGTAATTGTACTCAATAACGGAAATATTACATTTTATAAATAATGCCTTTAAAAGTTAATCAACCCGCTCCCGATATCTATCTTCCTTCTACCAGTGGTAGTCACTTTAAGCTGAGTCGCGATTTAGCGAATCAGCCCGGGATCATTTACTTTTACCCCAAAGATTTTACGCCCGGTTGCACCCAAGAGGCTTGCAGTTTTCGGGATTCTTTTTCGGTCTTTCGCGACTTAAATATTACAGTGGTAGGAATTAGCCGGGATTCCATAGAAAGTCACCAAAAATTTAAACAACAGCATAAGCTTCCGTTTGAATTACTCTCTGATAAAAGTGGTGAAGTTGCCAAAAAATACCAAGCACTGGTGCCTTTCTTAAAAGTAGTACGCCGGGTTACTTACCTGCTAGATGCCAATCATAAAATTGCGGCAGTGTACGAAGATATGTTCGGCGCAGAGAAACATATCAAGCAGATGATTGAAGCAGTGAAGAAAAATGCCTAGCGTGGGTTTATGGTTCTGAGAATACAAACGTTATTTTATCACTTGCGCCAATTTTAGAGCGCGTGTTTACAAGGCATCTATCACCCAAAACAGGGGATATGTAGAGCGAGGAAAAGGAAATTAGCAATAATTATTGTAGCTTAAGCTTAGATAATTTCCATCCTCTCAACCACTACAATGCTGCGTATCTATTTCAAGTTTGCTGTTCGTACTTTTTGGAAAGATAAGTTTTACACGCTGCTCAATATTATTGGTCTGGCAATTGGTATTGCGGTGAGTATTATCATTTTGCTGTACCTGCAAAATGATCTCACTTACGATCAGCACCACGCAAAGCATGAGCAAATTTATCGCTTGGTCACCAACGTGAAGGGGCCGGGAGTAGAATTTCATACTGCCAGTGCCGCACGGGAAATGGGGCCGATGCTATCGGAAGACTACCCAGAGATACTTTCTTTTGTGCGTTTGGAAGGAATGGGACGTATTTTAGTGACGGTGCCCAATGCCGGAGAAGAAAGTCTGTACAACGAAGAAGAGTGGGGGCGGGCAGATTCTACTATCTTCAAAATTTTTACGCATTCCTTTCTTGCGGGAGATCCTACTACCGCGCTGCGGGAGAAGAATAGTGTAGTGCTCACCGAAGCACTAGCTCAGAAATACTTTGGTGAAGAAGAAGCCCTAGGTAAAACCTTGTTGCTGTATGAGAGCAAAGAGAATTTCACGGTTACGGGAGTGATAGAAAATTTACCCGATAACTCTCACGTAAAATTTGATGCGCTCGTATCGTTCATCGAGCCCCGGGAGTGGGCCATGCAAGACGGTGAATTTAATTCGGAGGCCATTTGGAACCCCGATGTGTTTACGTACCTCCTGTTTCCGACAGGGTACAACACCGCTGATTTCTTTGAGAAGCTTCCGCCTTTTCACGAAAAATACATCAAACCCTTCGGTGATAAAGTAAGCAGTGAACTCTGGTTTTATCTGGAGCCGCTAGCTGACGTACACTTTTACTCGGAGCAGGGAGGCGACCAGCCGCAGGGGAACATTGCGTACGTGTATGCTTTCGGGGGGATTGGTCTGTTCATTCTGCTGCTGGCCTGTATTAACTATATGAACTTGGCAACAGCGCGCTCGGGTAACCGCATGAAAGAAATTGGGATGCGAAAAGTGCTGGGTTCCAGCCGTCGGGCGTTAGTTCTTTCCTTCTTAGGTGAATCAGTGCTCTTATCAGTATTGGCACTACTTATTGCCCTCGGTTTGGTCTTTATCGTATTGTACGCCACACCTTTTAACGACTTGATTGAGAAAAGCCTGTCGCTCAACTTGCTACAGAATCTTACGCTACTGGTTGGGGCAGTCAGTATTACATTGTTTATCGGGATAGTTTCCGGCTTGTATCCGGCCTTTTATTTACCCGCCATTTCTAGTGTGCAATCACTGAAAGGGGCGTTTAAGTCATCATCTTCGGGTATTCTGCTCCGGAGAACGCTGGTCACCCTTCAGTTTACTATTTCTATTGCGGTAGTTATTTGTACGCTACTGATGCAAGATCAGATTAGCTACGTACGAAATCAGGAACTAGGCTTTAACCGAGAGCATTTGTTACTGGTGCCAATCCAGGACACGCTGGTGCGAAATCAGCTTCCTTACATTAAAAACGATCTGGAACAGTACGATGGTGTACTAAGCACCACCGTTTCGTACAACGTGCCCGGATTGAGTGTTGGTAATAGTGTTTTTCAAGTAGAGGTTGATTCTAACTTAACCACCCAGGCATTCCGAACCTTTTTTGTAGGGGAAGATTACTTATCGACCATGAATATTTCTTTGTTGGCCGGACGCGATTTTCGCCCGGATATGGCGGGCGATACCGATGGTAAATCATTCATCATTAACGAAGCTGCTGCCAAAGAACTAGGTTGGTACAATCCTAACCGAACAGGGGCTAAGTTGGAAGATGCCCTCAGTGGACGACTGAAATTCTTTCACGGGGAAGAGTTAGGTAACGTAGTGGGTATTGTGCAAGATTTTAATACAAGCTCGTTGCATAATGCGATTGAACCGACAATTATTATTCCTGCTAACCAAGCCGGTGGAGTGTTCTACGCCCGATTGAAGGGAGAAAATATACCGGAAACGATGGACTTTATCGAGGAGAAATGGGCAGCTTACGATCCTAACCATCCGTTTGAGTACGAGTTTCTGGACGAAAGCTTCGATGAATTGTATCGGACTGATGAGCGGCAAAGCTCGCTTATTTCCGTGCTTTCCGGCATCTGCTTGTTTATTTCGTTGTTGGGAGTTTTAGGTTTATCAGCCTTTACTGCCGAGCAGCGCACCAAAGAAGTTGGAGTGCGGAAAGTATTGGGAGCTACCGTTCCACAGATTGTGTACTTACTCTTTAAAGATGTGATGGTGCTGGTTGGGCTAGCTTCACTATTGGCTGCCCCCTTAGCGTACTGGCTAATTGACCGCTGGCTACAGGACTTCGCCTACCGAACTGAGATTAATATCTTACTATTTGTACTCGCCAGTGTGGCTGCCCTCCTTATTGCCTTCACTACTATGAGTTTCCACTCGGTAAAAGCAGCTCGTCGTAATCCGGTAGTAAGTTTGCGGTACGAGTGAGTAGCTCAAAGTGGGCGTACTCAGTTTTTGCAGCAAAGCGTAGGTATAAAAATTTCTGTAGCCCCCTTTTCCGAAGGAAGAGAAAGTGACTTTTGCAATTACTTGATTACCAGTCTTCCAAATTGGCAGCATTTATTTGCTCCGTTTTCTGCCGATGTAGGGCATCAACTAATTGCTGGAGCTGATCTTCTAAAGATGCTTGAATTTGCTCCTCTAGTTGATCTTGCTGCTTATCGCGCCACTTCGGCAGCCACTCGCTTAGCAGCTGAGGAGAATTTTTGTCGGCTACGTAGCGACTGTAGCGATTACGGGTGTAATTCTGAACGTAGATACTATCGGCAGCGTAGCGTAGTTTGCCTTCTTTCAGATCAACCGTAGCCCGATAGGTAAGTAACCCGACCGGGTGCTTTAGTGCCGAACGGTTATACAGCATAAACTGCTGCGGAAACCGAAATGAGGTAGAATCAACACTGATGACTAAGGCAGAATCTTCAGACTGAGTATAGTCTTCTGATTGGAAATACTGTTGGGTGTAACTTTTAAGTTGCGTAAGAGAAAACGCGGTCATTGGCACCACTTGCTGAAAGTATACCTGATTTAGCTGGGCACTTCCTAGAGAAATAGCCCACACTACCAGTAAACAAGACAACCACCGCGTTTTCATAAATTACTCCTATATTAATGGTTTAGAAAGAATATACCGCAGCAAAAATGAATGACGCCAAGGAAGATTGAGTCTCTCCATCTCGGCTAGCAAAGCCAAGGCTATCTTCGTCGGATACTACATCTATTCTAACTTCAGGAATCAATGTTAGATTACCTAATGCAATATTGCTGGATACTGTAAAGTCTATAATATTTTCGCTGTTATCTCCTTCAAACAGTGAGTAATACTCACCTCTCGCCCCAAAAGAAACCGTCTCTGAGGTTGCATATTGGGCGTAAAGGGCGGCACCGTAAAAGCCAAAGTTATCGCCGTCAACATCTTGGATGTCTCCACCTGCAACTTCTTCGCCTGTACCGGTAGTATTAATAGTGGTGTTTAAACCTAGGTAAAAATCATCGCTAAGGTCAATACCCGCTGTAAGGTCAGCTTGGAATGTGGCACCAAGCGACTCATTGTCCAGTAAAATAGGTAGTAAGTCTTCATTAAGCGTACCATCTTGGTCGCCGTAGAGAAAATTCAGATAGGCACTCACTCCGTTATTATCATAGCCCAATTGCGCTCCTAAGGTGTAAGTATCAAACAGATTAAAATCGGTGTAGTCGGTTGGGTTCATAACCGCTAACATCGCTGAAAAACCATCAGCTAGTGCGAAATCAGCTTTCAGCCCGGTATGGGAGAACGGGCCCGTTGAGAACATATACGAAGTTGAGTAATTGAAATTGCCAGTAGGAGAAATTACTTCGTAGCCCAAGAAAGTATTGAAGTTACCTAGTGTTAGCGTAACGGCATCACTTGCATTGTAATAGACATACAATTGGTTGATGATATTAGATGATCCGGTAGAATTGAAAACAGCTTCTTGCCCCCGTGGCCCGAATACCAAGTCGGCTACAAACCCAACCTTCTCGCCTTCGTAGGAAGAAATCAGATTTACCATACCTAACCCAAAACCAGGGCGGTTGGCAAATGAAGTAGCCGGAGCTGAGAAACCTAAGCCATCGTCACCGTCTATAGCCCGGTTGAAGGAATTGGCGTTATAGCGGAAGTAAGTGTCTACCGAACCGGAGAACGAGAATGAACCTTCATCTTGCGCTAAAAGGGGCAGACTAAAGAAGGTTGCTAATGCGAATGTGAGTAGATTAATTTTTTTCATGTTTTTTGAAGTCCGTGTGTTACGTATGAATATGATAGGCTGAGGCAATAGGTGCCCTGACCACTAATTAGTGATGAACCTATTGAGAATAAGAAATGGATCAGTGATAAAGTGAAGCCGGAGCGGTATTCGCTCCGGTCAATAGCAGAGAATTATTATTCGTATACGATGGTGTAGCCCCGCATACCGTGTTCGTGGCTGTCTAAGCCTTCCTTTTCGTGCTGAGCCGAAACCCGAAGCCCCATCGCTTTATCAATAACGAAGAAGATAAGCATGGCCGAAGCAAACGCAGCCGCTCCGCAAGCCAAAATGCTTACCAACTGAATTACAAATTGGCTCCAGCCAGCCATGGTGCCGAATATACCAACAGCTAGTGTACCAAAAACCCCGCAGGTAAGGTGAACCGACACGGCTCCAACGCAATCATCGAGCTTCAGTTTATCCATAGCAATAGCTGATAATACGACCAAGCCTCCCGAAATTAATCCGATAATCATGGCTTCGTAAGGGCTCATTAAGTCGGCACCAGCGGTAATCCCGACCAATCCGGCCAAAACACCATTAAGTACCATGCCCAAGTCCAGGCGTTTGAACGTGAAGTACGCCATTATGTAGCCGCCAACCGCTCCGCAGGCTGCTGCTAGTGAGGTAGTGACTAGTACTTTAGAAACTGTTTCGGGTTCGGCCGAAAGCACTGAGCCACCGTTGAACCCAAACCAACCGAACCAAAGCAAGAATACGCCCATGGTTGCCAGGGGTACACTAGAACCCGGAAAGTCGTTTACTTTGCCATTGGCATATTTACCCAAGCGTGGGCCCAAGATCATGATTCCGGCCAGAGCACCCCAACCGCCTACGGAGTGTACTAACGTAGAACCGGCAAAATCGTAGAAACCATAGGTGCTTAAGAAGCCACCGCCCCACTGCCAGCTACCAATAATTGGGTATACTAAACCAACGAAGAGTACTGTAAAAATCAGATAGCCGTTAATTTTAATTCGTTCGGCTACTGCCCCCGATACAATGGTGGCCGCAGTAGCAGCGAACATTCCTTGAAATAAGAAGTCTGTCCAATAGGTATAGCCCCCATCAGCATAGCCTAATGAGTCGTAATCGGCTCCGGGTCCCAGATTGAATCCGGCGAAATTAACAATGAAACCCTCACCTCCTGGGTACATTAGATTAAACCCGATAAGAGCGTAAGAAATTAGTCCAATAGCTGGGGTCAGCGTATTTTTGAAGAGAATATTAACTGTATTTTTTGATTGAGTAAATCCAGCTTCAACGCCCGCAAAGCCTAGGTGCATGATGAATACCAAGAAGGTAGCCACCATCATCCAAACATTGTTGGTGGTTAGCAGCGTTTGAGAAACCTGACTTCCCAGATCAGCCACTGCGGTAGCGGTTTGTGCCAATGAAGTGAGGTGTAAAATTTCGTTTTCCATAAGATTAGATAAATTGATTAGTAATAGGACAGAATTTTATTTTGAGAAATGGAAAGTAAGGGCTATTATATTTAATACGCAAAAAAATACGTACAAAAAGTACGTAAAACTACGCGATGTAATAGCAGATATTGATTGATAATGACTAAATTATTATGCTATTCTTAATAAAAAGGCCTACATGTAAACAATTTTTAAATAGCGCAAACGTAAACTACGTATTTTTTAGATGAGTAATAAATTTCATGGCCTATTTGCCAATTTGATACGTAGATAAAAAAAGTTTATTTATTTAGTTAAATAACCATATAATTCAATCCTAGACCAACCCTTCTTGTTGAGCCAACTGCACCATCATCTTCCAGTTGTTTACTCCCAATTTTTTCATAATCCGAAACCGATGGGTTTCAATAGTACGGACGCTATTATTCAGTGCCTGAGCAATCTCTTCGTTAGACTGCCGGTCGGTAATTCGCTTTAGTATTTCTCGCTCCCGTTTCGTGAGATGGTACGCATCAGTAGCTGAGTCTTTTTTAAGAAAAGAGTCAATCAGCACCTGCGATATGCTACCGCTAAAGTACTTATGCCCTCGGTGAACCGAGCGGATAGCTCGCATCAATTCTTCTTTGGTAGCATCTTTTAGTAGGTAGCCGTCGGCCCCATTGCGAGCGGAGCGCAGCACGTATTCGTCGTGGGCGTACATAGAAATAATCAGAGAGCGGGTTTGCTGAGAATATTCGGGTAGTCGGCAAACCGTTTCTATTCCGTCCATGTGCGGCATCCGAATGTCTAGCAATACAATATCTGGCTGTAATCTTCCTACTTTACTGAGAGCTTCAGTACCGGTTGCGGCTTCTCCCACTACCGAAAAATCGCCCTCGCTTTCCAGCAACATTCTTAGACCGTCTCTCACCACCGTGTGGTCGTCAGCTAATACGATAGTTATCATATACTACTTCTTTTTGGTAAGACAGGGGCACCTGAACCAAAACGTTAGTACCTTTTCCTGGTTTAGAGGTCACGGTAAACTTACCGTGTAGGTATTTAGCGCGCTCTTCCATATTCCCTAAGCCGCGGCCAGTTACCTTTGCTTCGGGTACGCTGTTCGCTAGCGTCTCAAAGCCAATGCCATCGTCTACTATTGATACCCACAGCGTAGTACGATTGTGGCGCAAGCTGATTTGAATCTGAGTGGCTTGGGCGTATTTGAGGGCGTTGGTTAAACTTTCCTGAACAATTCGGTAGAGATTTGTTTCTACGTGCTCTTCCATCCGTTGGTCAAACTGAGTATGATTGACAAAAAGTATTCTCTTTCGGGTGATGCGACTCATCTCCTGGGCAAAGTCCTTTAGCACGGGTGCAAGTCCGTAGTCGGACAGTACGCTGGGCATTAGGTGAAAGGAAGTCTGACGCACTTTGATAATGCTTTCGCGTAATAGTTGCCCAATGCCATTAAGTTGCTGACGCATGTTGCCATCGTGGGCTTGCGATGATAAAGCCTCTACATTGTACTTAAGAGCCGTGAGCGACTGCCCAATATTATCGTGCAAGTCCATCGCAATCCGTTGTCGCTCCTCCTCTTGCGCCTGAAGCACCAGCACCGAGCGCATTCGCTGCTCCTGTACCTTCTGTTTAATCTTAGCCCGACTGGCTAAATTCAACTGTTCTATTGCTTCCTTTTTTTCGGTAATATCTACTCCGAGCAACAAGTACTGGTAAAGCTCACCTTGGTCATTTTTGACCGGTACCAGTGTTGCGGTGAGCCAAAACAGCTGTTGACAGTAGTTTGTACAAGCCCAATCCTGACAGCAGTACCCTTGCTGTTGCACTTCATCAAGAGCTGTTTTTAGATCAGCATCTGGTATTTGAAGTAAGTCAGGAATGGTCGTTGGATTATAGTCGTTAGGTAAGCCCAATTGCTGGCGGAACTGCGGACTGATGTACAGTAGCTGTCCGTAACAATCTATCTTAGCAAAAAGAGTAGCTTGCTCAACGGCAAAATGAATGTTACTCAGGTATTTGTGCGACTTCTCCAGTGAAGAGAACAATAGCTGACGCTCTTGAGCCAAGGTTTTGGCCTGCGTTCGGGACTGACTCAAAATCACTAAAAATTTACGGACAAAGCGGGCTACCGGGCGGAATATGAACAAGATAACCAGCACAATAATGCTTAACGATAAGTACGTAAGAAACTGCTGCATTAGAATGAGCCGATCAATCCGGGCTTGAGCTTCTTGCTTGTACTGACCAACTACCGATTGCATTCCGGCGAGATAGTCTGCCTCAGCAAGCAGCAAAGCATGAATATGCGGATGGTATTTTGCCGAAGTAACCTTGTTGGGTTGGCGAAAGAGCACGACCAAAGCTTGCCCGTGAGTAACTAATTCTTGATAAACGGGCTGAACTGACTGAAGGAGAGTATCTACATTTTGCACCAATGCTAGGTGACTATGCTGCTGCGCTAACAAACTTTGAGTATGAATTAATTGACTGACAGTATAAGCCAATTCAGTGTAGTAGGGCATTCGCAGCACACTATCTAGAGAAGTTAGCAACAAAGCCGATTTTAGTAATTGCTGCCCTAGTAAAGCTTGTTGCCCCGCCAAATTGAGTAAGTGAGCATCTGACATTTGCTCTTGCATTTTTTGCTTTACAAACCAATTGCTCGCTAATATCGTGAGAGCGATTAGGCCAGAGGCTAACAGGTAACGAATACTAAGGGTTTGGAATATTCGTTGGTGTAGCGAGGAAGAAGCTGAATTTATTGAGCGTTTAAAAAGCATTGATTGAAACAAAGTAACGCACTTTTGTCAATCTACGCAATTAATTAGAAGTTTATAAAAAAGCGAACTCCGAAGAGCCCGCTTCACTAAACACTATTTGAAATCATTTACATATCAGATTCTTCTGAAGCATTCTTCAGTTCACCTTCTTCAGAATAGGTTAGGGTGATGTTTGTATTCTCGTCTTTCACTTCAATTTCATATTGAGTTGTAGAGACTATCTTTTCTATGCTTTCCCCGCCAACACTGTTGCCAGATTCTACCCGTGATCGCTCGTTCAAATCATTATGATACGTAGGGTCGACAACTTCGTCAGAAAATGATTGTATGGCTGAAGCATCATCTTTTACTTCGTAGACTGCCACAATTTCCTGATTACTGTATTCACTATTTTCAAAACTGCTGAGCACACTTTCGGGCAAATCAGCTGGGCTGATTTCCGTTTTAGTCTGAGGGATAATTTCCAAATCTGCGTCGCCCTGCGGATAAGTTCCGTACTGGTTATGCTGATAATCAGCCGAAGGTTGAGCGCGATCGTTCAGTATATCTTGTTCCACTCTGGGGTCAGGCTGTTCCTCAGCTGTCTTAGTATTCTGCGCGTTTAGTTGTAAACTACTTAAAGCTGCTCCTACAGCGAGTATTGCGATAAATTTATTCATCTCTGAAAAATATTTTATAGTAAAAAAAGTAAAATGCTCACTTCATACCCTGAAAATACTATGCCAGCAGCTTATTAGTTATGTACCATTACTTTTTCCCGCTAAGGTGGGAAAGTATTTCAACAGACTGGGGAGTAGGTAGGTATATAACCCACTATAAGCCAGAAAGATATAAATGATCGTAATGGATGATGGGCTTTTTATCAGATTGGCCTACTAAGGTTTGCGCCTGAGAAGAAGCATAATATGATTTCCCCAGCCCGATTACATTTCCCTGGTACTTTAGTTGCACAACTTCACCCTTAGAGAATTCACCCTCTATTTTAATAACACCTACCAGTAGCAGGCTATTTGCTTGCTCCTGTTGGGTAAGAGCGCGATACGCCCCATCGTTTACGTGAACACTGCCTTGCTGGGCGTTCTCTGCTTGCCCGATCCAGCGTTTTACCGGAGAAACTTTTCGATTGGGCAGAAAATGTGTTCCCACCTTTTGCCCTTCGATTACTTTTTCTAGCGCATTCTCGGCTTGTCCGTTCACAATATACACCCCAATGCCCAGATCAGCCAGTTTGCGGGCAATCCTACTCTTAGTACGCATTCCACCCCGCCCAAAATCTGACTTTTCAGCTGAGATCAGTGCATTGAGTGGTTGTTGCGGGGCTACTTCAGTAATGAGCCTAGCACCCACTTGGTTGGGCGGGCGATCATAGATGCCGTCAACATTCGTTAAAATAATGAGTCGCTGAGCACCCATCATAGAAGCCAGTAGCCCCGCTAGCTCATCATTATCGGTAAACATTAGCTCAGTGACCGACACCACGTCGTTCTCGTTGACAATCGGCAGTACTTGATGACGAAGAATGCCATCCAGACA
This region of Tunicatimonas pelagia genomic DNA includes:
- a CDS encoding PAS domain-containing sensor histidine kinase; translated protein: MLFKRSINSASSSLHQRIFQTLSIRYLLASGLIALTILASNWFVKQKMQEQMSDAHLLNLAGQQALLGQQLLKSALLLTSLDSVLRMPYYTELAYTVSQLIHTQSLLAQQHSHLALVQNVDTLLQSVQPVYQELVTHGQALVVLFRQPNKVTSAKYHPHIHALLLAEADYLAGMQSVVGQYKQEAQARIDRLILMQQFLTYLSLSIIVLVILFIFRPVARFVRKFLVILSQSRTQAKTLAQERQLLFSSLEKSHKYLSNIHFAVEQATLFAKIDCYGQLLYISPQFRQQLGLPNDYNPTTIPDLLQIPDADLKTALDEVQQQGYCCQDWACTNYCQQLFWLTATLVPVKNDQGELYQYLLLGVDITEKKEAIEQLNLASRAKIKQKVQEQRMRSVLVLQAQEEERQRIAMDLHDNIGQSLTALKYNVEALSSQAHDGNMRQQLNGIGQLLRESIIKVRQTSFHLMPSVLSDYGLAPVLKDFAQEMSRITRKRILFVNHTQFDQRMEEHVETNLYRIVQESLTNALKYAQATQIQISLRHNRTTLWVSIVDDGIGFETLANSVPEAKVTGRGLGNMEERAKYLHGKFTVTSKPGKGTNVLVQVPLSYQKEVVYDNYRIS
- a CDS encoding response regulator — encoded protein: MITIVLADDHTVVRDGLRMLLESEGDFSVVGEAATGTEALSKVGRLQPDIVLLDIRMPHMDGIETVCRLPEYSQQTRSLIISMYAHDEYVLRSARNGADGYLLKDATKEELMRAIRSVHRGHKYFSGSISQVLIDSFLKKDSATDAYHLTKREREILKRITDRQSNEEIAQALNNSVRTIETHRFRIMKKLGVNNWKMMVQLAQQEGLV
- a CDS encoding outer membrane beta-barrel protein — protein: MKKINLLTFALATFFSLPLLAQDEGSFSFSGSVDTYFRYNANSFNRAIDGDDGLGFSAPATSFANRPGFGLGMVNLISSYEGEKVGFVADLVFGPRGQEAVFNSTGSSNIINQLYVYYNASDAVTLTLGNFNTFLGYEVISPTGNFNYSTSYMFSTGPFSHTGLKADFALADGFSAMLAVMNPTDYTDFNLFDTYTLGAQLGYDNNGVSAYLNFLYGDQDGTLNEDLLPILLDNESLGATFQADLTAGIDLSDDFYLGLNTTINTTGTGEEVAGGDIQDVDGDNFGFYGAALYAQYATSETVSFGARGEYYSLFEGDNSENIIDFTVSSNIALGNLTLIPEVRIDVVSDEDSLGFASRDGETQSSLASFIFAAVYSF
- a CDS encoding ABC transporter permease; protein product: MLRIYFKFAVRTFWKDKFYTLLNIIGLAIGIAVSIIILLYLQNDLTYDQHHAKHEQIYRLVTNVKGPGVEFHTASAAREMGPMLSEDYPEILSFVRLEGMGRILVTVPNAGEESLYNEEEWGRADSTIFKIFTHSFLAGDPTTALREKNSVVLTEALAQKYFGEEEALGKTLLLYESKENFTVTGVIENLPDNSHVKFDALVSFIEPREWAMQDGEFNSEAIWNPDVFTYLLFPTGYNTADFFEKLPPFHEKYIKPFGDKVSSELWFYLEPLADVHFYSEQGGDQPQGNIAYVYAFGGIGLFILLLACINYMNLATARSGNRMKEIGMRKVLGSSRRALVLSFLGESVLLSVLALLIALGLVFIVLYATPFNDLIEKSLSLNLLQNLTLLVGAVSITLFIGIVSGLYPAFYLPAISSVQSLKGAFKSSSSGILLRRTLVTLQFTISIAVVICTLLMQDQISYVRNQELGFNREHLLLVPIQDTLVRNQLPYIKNDLEQYDGVLSTTVSYNVPGLSVGNSVFQVEVDSNLTTQAFRTFFVGEDYLSTMNISLLAGRDFRPDMAGDTDGKSFIINEAAAKELGWYNPNRTGAKLEDALSGRLKFFHGEELGNVVGIVQDFNTSSLHNAIEPTIIIPANQAGGVFYARLKGENIPETMDFIEEKWAAYDPNHPFEYEFLDESFDELYRTDERQSSLISVLSGICLFISLLGVLGLSAFTAEQRTKEVGVRKVLGATVPQIVYLLFKDVMVLVGLASLLAAPLAYWLIDRWLQDFAYRTEINILLFVLASVAALLIAFTTMSFHSVKAARRNPVVSLRYE
- a CDS encoding peroxiredoxin: MPLKVNQPAPDIYLPSTSGSHFKLSRDLANQPGIIYFYPKDFTPGCTQEACSFRDSFSVFRDLNITVVGISRDSIESHQKFKQQHKLPFELLSDKSGEVAKKYQALVPFLKVVRRVTYLLDANHKIAAVYEDMFGAEKHIKQMIEAVKKNA
- a CDS encoding ammonium transporter, whose amino-acid sequence is MENEILHLTSLAQTATAVADLGSQVSQTLLTTNNVWMMVATFLVFIMHLGFAGVEAGFTQSKNTVNILFKNTLTPAIGLISYALIGFNLMYPGGEGFIVNFAGFNLGPGADYDSLGYADGGYTYWTDFLFQGMFAATAATIVSGAVAERIKINGYLIFTVLFVGLVYPIIGSWQWGGGFLSTYGFYDFAGSTLVHSVGGWGALAGIMILGPRLGKYANGKVNDFPGSSVPLATMGVFLLWFGWFGFNGGSVLSAEPETVSKVLVTTSLAAACGAVGGYIMAYFTFKRLDLGMVLNGVLAGLVGITAGADLMSPYEAMIIGLISGGLVVLSAIAMDKLKLDDCVGAVSVHLTCGVFGTLAVGIFGTMAGWSQFVIQLVSILACGAAAFASAMLIFFVIDKAMGLRVSAQHEKEGLDSHEHGMRGYTIVYE
- the proB gene encoding glutamate 5-kinase yields the protein MDRPVLIVKIGSNVIARPNGSLNTFLLRTLVKQMADLRQSGYDVLLVSSGAVTAGRQQVTDGQKTDPVTQRQVLAAVGQAQLMQLYRDLFGEHNTTCAQILVTKEDFRSRRHYLNIRNCLDGILRHQVLPIVNENDVVSVTELMFTDNDELAGLLASMMGAQRLIILTNVDGIYDRPPNQVGARLITEVAPQQPLNALISAEKSDFGRGGMRTKSRIARKLADLGIGVYIVNGQAENALEKVIEGQKVGTHFLPNRKVSPVKRWIGQAENAQQGSVHVNDGAYRALTQQEQANSLLLVGVIKIEGEFSKGEVVQLKYQGNVIGLGKSYYASSQAQTLVGQSDKKPIIHYDHLYLSGL